One window of the Runella slithyformis DSM 19594 genome contains the following:
- a CDS encoding sulfite oxidase: MNERIHNRRGFLKKSALTTLAGIVGTEIVFAENMPKHHVPLALEDGLAGKHPDMIVLSDKPWNVETPPHLLDDAVTPIERMFIRNNGLVPEEKIDPKAWTLTIKGESVKAPKTYSLSELKTKFKTYTYQLVLECGGNGRSGFVPQTSGNQWDQGAVSCAEWTGVRLKDILNDVGLKDDAVYIGYYGKDLHPSRDPSKVVISRGVPIKKALEDETLVAWAVNGQDLPLMHGFPLRLVIGGWPASVSGKWLHTIAIRNKEHDGAKMDGHSYRVPRLPVPPGEKLAETPENFRIIESMPVKSLITSPKSGAMLDLGKTLSLRGHAWAGDLGIKEVQVSIDYGATWQKANVQAPKNRLAWQHWSAQIQLPKKGYYEVWARAMDANGIMQPMVIPAWNPGGYLNNACHRIAVKAV; encoded by the coding sequence ATGAACGAAAGGATTCACAACCGTCGCGGTTTTTTAAAGAAAAGTGCCTTGACCACGTTGGCGGGAATCGTCGGAACGGAGATCGTTTTTGCCGAAAATATGCCCAAACACCACGTTCCGCTGGCTTTGGAGGATGGATTGGCGGGCAAGCATCCCGATATGATCGTGTTGAGTGATAAGCCCTGGAACGTCGAAACGCCGCCCCATTTGCTGGACGATGCCGTGACGCCCATTGAGCGAATGTTCATTCGTAACAATGGTCTCGTACCTGAAGAAAAAATTGACCCGAAGGCATGGACCCTCACCATCAAAGGCGAGTCGGTCAAAGCCCCGAAAACCTATAGCCTGAGCGAACTGAAAACCAAGTTCAAGACCTACACCTATCAGTTGGTGCTCGAATGCGGCGGCAACGGGCGCTCCGGATTTGTGCCCCAAACCTCCGGCAATCAGTGGGATCAGGGCGCGGTCAGCTGCGCAGAATGGACGGGTGTGCGCCTGAAAGACATTCTCAACGACGTGGGCCTGAAAGACGATGCGGTCTACATCGGATACTACGGCAAAGACCTGCACCCCAGTCGCGACCCGAGCAAAGTGGTGATCTCTCGCGGCGTGCCCATCAAAAAAGCCCTGGAAGACGAAACCCTCGTGGCCTGGGCGGTCAACGGACAGGACCTGCCGCTGATGCACGGCTTTCCGTTGCGGTTGGTCATCGGCGGCTGGCCCGCTTCGGTGTCGGGCAAGTGGCTGCATACCATTGCGATTCGCAACAAAGAACACGACGGCGCGAAAATGGACGGGCACAGTTACCGCGTGCCACGTCTGCCGGTTCCGCCGGGAGAAAAGCTGGCCGAGACGCCCGAAAACTTCCGCATCATTGAATCCATGCCCGTCAAATCGCTGATCACGTCGCCCAAATCAGGCGCTATGCTCGATTTGGGCAAAACCCTTTCGCTGCGCGGCCACGCATGGGCGGGCGACCTTGGGATTAAAGAAGTGCAGGTTTCCATTGATTACGGAGCCACTTGGCAAAAAGCCAACGTGCAGGCCCCCAAAAACCGTTTGGCGTGGCAACATTGGTCGGCGCAGATCCAGCTTCCCAAAAAGGGCTATTATGAAGTGTGGGCGCGCGCCATGGATGCCAACGGCATAATGCAGCCGATGGTGATTCCCGCCTGGAACCCCGGAGGATACCTCAACAACGCCTGTCATCGCATCGCTGTCAAAGCCGTTTAA
- a CDS encoding aminotransferase class I/II-fold pyridoxal phosphate-dependent enzyme gives MQTPAHFHQIDHLPGRSIDLEGKNYLYFSGTAYLGLPHNPDFQNLIQEGLHHYGSVYGSSRNGNLQLTVYEQAEQKLALWAGAEAALTLSSGMLAGQAAIRQLMLEGYDFMYAPDVHPAVWHLPQVDIPKMEFTAWSLQFTVANRATNHHQPPITNHAAKRHPLALVTNSVDALRGKLYDFEWVNELPEDREFVLVVDDSHGMGVTGEGGRGAWGRIPKRKNVRVIVTASLAKAMGLSGGVIFSDAATLHRIRYSAYFGGCSPISPDHLYAYLHADALYDDAYARLQANINRFTASIRALNLLSFTDHYPVFYSKHDELYPFLLERGIFIYRFSYPKPTDKANTRIVLSAWHTPEDIQQLSAACHDFSQKFL, from the coding sequence TTGCAAACTCCCGCTCATTTCCACCAAATAGATCATCTTCCCGGTCGCAGCATCGACCTGGAGGGCAAAAACTACCTGTATTTCAGCGGCACGGCCTATTTGGGCCTGCCACATAACCCTGATTTCCAGAACCTCATTCAGGAGGGTTTACATCACTACGGAAGTGTGTACGGCAGCTCCCGAAACGGTAATTTACAGTTGACCGTCTACGAACAGGCCGAGCAAAAACTGGCGTTATGGGCAGGCGCAGAGGCTGCGCTCACGCTGTCGTCAGGGATGCTGGCAGGACAGGCGGCCATTCGGCAGTTGATGCTCGAAGGTTACGACTTTATGTATGCGCCCGATGTTCACCCGGCCGTTTGGCACTTACCACAGGTGGATATTCCAAAAATGGAGTTCACAGCTTGGAGTTTACAGTTTACCGTCGCCAATCGCGCGACAAACCATCACCAACCACCAATCACCAATCACGCAGCGAAGCGTCACCCCTTAGCCCTCGTCACCAACTCCGTCGATGCACTGCGCGGAAAACTGTATGATTTTGAATGGGTGAACGAACTGCCCGAAGACCGGGAATTCGTGTTGGTGGTCGATGATTCTCACGGCATGGGCGTTACGGGCGAGGGTGGGCGCGGTGCATGGGGACGCATTCCCAAACGAAAAAATGTTCGGGTGATCGTCACCGCTTCACTGGCCAAAGCCATGGGATTGTCGGGCGGGGTTATTTTTTCCGATGCCGCCACGCTGCACCGCATCCGGTATTCGGCGTATTTTGGCGGCTGCTCGCCCATCTCTCCCGATCACCTTTATGCCTACCTGCACGCCGATGCCCTGTACGACGACGCCTATGCGCGTTTGCAGGCCAACATCAACCGATTTACGGCTTCTATCCGGGCGTTAAACCTGTTGAGCTTTACGGACCATTACCCCGTTTTTTACAGTAAGCACGACGAATTGTATCCTTTTTTGTTGGAACGGGGCATCTTTATTTACCGTTTTTCGTACCCCAAACCCACCGACAAAGCCAACACCCGCATCGTGTTGAGTGCGTGGCATACGCCCGAAGACATTCAGCAACTCAGCGCGGCCTGTCATGACTTTTCCCAAAAGTTTCTTTAG
- a CDS encoding MarR family winged helix-turn-helix transcriptional regulator, with amino-acid sequence MRKEKTVDFHIKWAWHAISRMYNTYASRRYGMTMAIGYVLLNIDMENGTPATRIGPSIGMEPRSLTRTLKALEERGWIRRETDDVDKRFVKVFLTDEGKRRRELAREGVISFNTMLRDQIPLDKLVIFFDVIKEINRLVEEENTKIKAENFLSDHI; translated from the coding sequence ATGCGCAAGGAAAAAACGGTCGACTTTCATATCAAATGGGCTTGGCACGCCATTTCCCGGATGTATAATACGTACGCATCCCGCCGGTATGGTATGACGATGGCCATCGGGTATGTATTGTTGAATATTGATATGGAAAACGGCACTCCTGCCACCCGCATCGGGCCATCGATCGGTATGGAGCCACGCAGCCTCACCCGTACGCTCAAAGCCCTCGAAGAGCGCGGCTGGATTCGACGCGAAACCGACGATGTTGACAAACGCTTTGTAAAAGTTTTTTTGACCGACGAAGGAAAAAGAAGGCGTGAACTCGCCCGCGAAGGTGTCATTTCCTTCAATACCATGCTGCGAGACCAGATCCCCCTGGATAAGTTGGTCATTTTCTTTGACGTCATCAAAGAAATCAACCGATTGGTCGAGGAAGAAAACACCAAAATCAAAGCCGAAAACTTCCTCAGCGACCATATTTGA
- a CDS encoding TetR/AcrR family transcriptional regulator, which yields MRERILEKAQELFFRFGVKSVTMDDIARELGISKKTIYQHFEDKNSMVCAGVKHHFECDHFVAEKIHNEAPNPIAEAVMGAEMMRQTMSGLNPSAIFDIKKYYPQAWDLFSQYKKEFVLDMIRKNLIKGIEMGLYRSNVNVEVVSRLRLEQIEMGLDPYIFPLGQFNPLDTQLELLDHFLRGIVTPEGLNLYEEYTKKQLSMSISLSALLNTKSTC from the coding sequence GTGAGAGAAAGAATCCTTGAAAAAGCGCAGGAACTGTTTTTTAGGTTTGGCGTCAAAAGTGTGACGATGGACGATATTGCCCGTGAGTTGGGTATTTCGAAGAAAACCATCTACCAACATTTTGAAGATAAAAATTCGATGGTATGTGCCGGGGTAAAACATCATTTTGAATGCGACCACTTCGTTGCGGAGAAAATTCATAACGAAGCCCCCAATCCGATCGCCGAAGCCGTGATGGGTGCCGAAATGATGCGACAAACCATGTCGGGACTGAATCCGTCCGCCATTTTTGACATCAAGAAATATTACCCGCAGGCATGGGATCTGTTTTCGCAGTACAAAAAGGAATTTGTCCTGGATATGATTCGCAAAAACCTGATAAAGGGCATTGAAATGGGGTTGTACCGCTCCAACGTCAACGTCGAAGTAGTTTCCAGATTACGACTCGAACAGATCGAAATGGGGCTTGACCCGTACATTTTTCCGCTGGGCCAATTCAACCCCCTGGACACTCAGCTGGAACTGCTCGATCATTTTTTGCGCGGCATTGTCACCCCCGAGGGGCTCAACTTATATGAAGAATACACCAAAAAGCAGCTTTCCATGTCTATATCCCTTTCAGCGCTGCTGAACACCAAAAGTACCTGTTAA
- a CDS encoding TolC family protein, which yields MQSIQRKWNWLVLCLLPLFPTYSQTRYSLQEAIQYGITHNINVKNSQTDAQSAESRIGEIRSVGLPQVNATVSLMDNLIIQRAFLPAAFFGGGPDDAPRAVQFGVKYSGNAAAQFNQMIFNAQWLLGLKAAQAYRELAIKNITQSKVQVAENVSKAYYGVLVAEERAKLLDLNIQRLDSLTREMSAMNQKGFVEKLDVDRLEVSLNNLKTERSKVQNMVDLSYYMLKFQMGMKLDEAIQLTDRITEADVERIATEVKVEEVSEFKYDQRIDYSILKSNLRLSEMDVENNKRGYYPTVSAFAGYGYNTGRNSFSEVFGSPWFNNANIGLSINVPIFDGFAKKYKIQQAKFTVDKVKQSLSLVEQSIDLQIRSANITIINGLETLKTQKRNLDLAQEVVRVSKIKYQSGTGSNIEVINAESALKESQTNYFASLYDLLLAKVDLDKAKGKLTN from the coding sequence ATGCAATCAATTCAACGCAAATGGAACTGGCTGGTGCTCTGCCTGCTCCCGCTCTTTCCAACGTACAGCCAAACGCGTTATTCGCTTCAGGAAGCCATTCAATACGGAATAACGCACAACATCAACGTCAAAAACTCGCAGACGGACGCACAAAGTGCCGAATCACGCATCGGCGAAATTCGCTCGGTGGGTTTGCCTCAGGTAAACGCAACGGTAAGTTTGATGGATAACCTTATTATCCAACGTGCCTTTTTACCGGCTGCTTTCTTTGGGGGAGGCCCTGACGACGCGCCGAGAGCCGTTCAGTTTGGGGTAAAATACTCAGGAAATGCCGCCGCCCAATTCAACCAAATGATCTTTAATGCCCAATGGCTATTGGGACTGAAAGCGGCCCAGGCATATCGTGAATTAGCGATCAAGAACATCACCCAATCCAAGGTGCAGGTAGCGGAAAACGTTTCAAAAGCCTATTACGGTGTATTGGTGGCCGAAGAACGGGCCAAGCTGTTGGATCTGAACATTCAGCGGCTGGATAGCCTTACCCGCGAAATGAGCGCCATGAACCAAAAAGGATTCGTCGAAAAACTGGACGTGGACCGCCTGGAAGTATCTTTGAATAACCTTAAAACGGAGCGCTCCAAGGTGCAAAACATGGTAGACCTGAGTTATTATATGCTCAAGTTCCAAATGGGCATGAAGCTCGACGAAGCCATTCAATTGACTGACCGCATCACCGAAGCGGATGTGGAACGAATCGCTACCGAAGTAAAAGTCGAAGAAGTGAGCGAATTTAAATATGATCAGCGCATCGACTATTCTATTTTGAAGAGCAATTTACGCCTTTCAGAAATGGACGTTGAAAACAACAAAAGAGGCTACTACCCTACCGTTTCAGCCTTTGCGGGGTATGGCTACAACACGGGCCGGAACAGTTTCAGCGAAGTATTCGGTTCGCCCTGGTTCAACAACGCCAATATCGGTTTGAGCATCAACGTTCCTATTTTCGACGGCTTTGCCAAAAAATACAAGATCCAACAGGCCAAATTTACGGTCGATAAAGTAAAGCAAAGTCTGAGTTTGGTGGAGCAATCCATTGATCTGCAGATTCGCAGCGCCAACATCACCATCATCAACGGCCTCGAAACCCTCAAAACTCAAAAGCGCAATCTTGATTTGGCGCAGGAAGTGGTACGGGTTTCAAAGATCAAATACCAATCCGGTACGGGTTCCAACATTGAAGTGATCAATGCAGAATCAGCCCTGAAAGAATCACAAACCAACTATTTCGCTTCGCTCTACGATCTGCTGCTGGCAAAAGTAGACCTCGACAAAGCCAAGGGAAAATTAACTAACTAA
- a CDS encoding efflux RND transporter periplasmic adaptor subunit — protein sequence MKTQYIFLLTATLFITACGGEKKPNTLAEKKEALAKLKADSKALTEKITALETELKATDPSMKAAEKVIPVVTTALEPKSFKSFIEIQGTVETKNTATATPRMAGTYTTVYVKEGQTVKAGQLLAKIDNAILRDQIAALKQQMELANTVYDKQKSLWDQKIGTEIQFLQAKNNKESLEKNLAVLNTQIELYNVYAPISGAVEKVMAKTGEVAAPGMPLASIVNLGSLKATANVPDTYLSNIKMGDAVRVNLPDIGREINARITFISKLVNPANRTFKIEASIPTTADIKPNMLSVLNIADINKSNALVIKQNYIQSTEFGDVVYVAETEGNKKVAKARKIKTGVSYNGEIEITEGLRAGDLIVTEGYQDLVDGQVISY from the coding sequence ATGAAAACACAATACATCTTCTTATTAACAGCCACTTTATTCATCACTGCCTGCGGAGGCGAAAAGAAACCGAATACGTTAGCGGAGAAAAAAGAAGCGTTGGCCAAATTGAAAGCCGATTCCAAAGCGCTGACCGAAAAGATCACGGCACTGGAAACCGAGCTAAAGGCCACTGACCCAAGCATGAAAGCCGCCGAAAAAGTAATTCCGGTAGTCACTACGGCCCTTGAACCCAAAAGTTTCAAAAGTTTTATCGAGATTCAGGGAACGGTAGAAACCAAAAACACCGCTACCGCTACACCACGCATGGCCGGTACGTACACCACGGTGTATGTAAAAGAAGGCCAGACCGTGAAAGCGGGCCAGTTACTGGCTAAAATCGACAACGCCATTCTGCGTGACCAGATCGCCGCCTTAAAGCAGCAAATGGAATTGGCCAATACCGTTTACGACAAACAAAAATCCCTTTGGGACCAAAAAATCGGCACGGAAATTCAGTTTTTGCAGGCAAAAAACAACAAAGAGTCGCTGGAAAAAAACCTTGCAGTACTCAACACCCAGATTGAACTGTACAATGTATACGCGCCCATCAGCGGAGCGGTCGAAAAAGTGATGGCCAAAACGGGTGAGGTGGCCGCGCCGGGTATGCCGCTGGCAAGTATTGTCAACTTAGGCAGTCTGAAAGCCACGGCAAATGTACCGGATACGTATTTAAGCAACATCAAAATGGGAGACGCTGTAAGGGTAAACCTGCCGGACATTGGTCGTGAGATCAACGCCCGTATCACGTTTATCAGCAAATTGGTCAACCCCGCCAACCGTACATTTAAGATCGAAGCCTCGATTCCAACCACGGCTGACATCAAACCCAACATGCTTTCGGTCCTTAACATTGCCGATATTAACAAATCCAACGCGCTGGTCATCAAGCAGAATTATATTCAAAGCACCGAGTTTGGTGATGTGGTATACGTAGCCGAAACGGAAGGAAATAAGAAAGTGGCAAAGGCACGCAAGATCAAAACGGGAGTGTCTTATAACGGCGAAATCGAAATCACGGAAGGTCTCCGCGCCGGAGATCTGATCGTAACGGAAGGTTATCAGGATTTGGTAGACGGACAGGTTATCAGTTATTAA
- a CDS encoding efflux RND transporter permease subunit, with the protein MTTLKDFAITRWCLENKTTVYLFTAIISLAGLFVYFTMPKEQFPEIAVPTVIVSTIYPGASPSDIETIITKPIEKQLKAASGVTKIKSNSIQDFSLITVEFTTGITAQMAKQRVSDAVDKALVDLPTDRKQDPSVQEVNFSEFPIMNINLAGNYSLKKLKDYAEQLKDEIESLPEITRVDIVGALDREIQINLDLYKMQAAGVSFYEIQNAIQGENINISGGELNVDNVRRNLRVVGEFKDVNQLNNIIIRSSTGATLKLSEIAEVKDAFAEKQSYARLDGKTVITLNVIKRGGENLISAADEIKNILKKYEETKFPEGLKVSLTNDSSERTKVELNDLLNTVILGFIFVVLVLMFFMGVQDAIFVGLSVPLSTLVAFVLFPVIASATGITFTLNTIVLFAFLLGLGIVVDDAIVVIENAHRVYNDDKKLSRNQAISFAAGEVFVPVLTGTLTTIAPFLPLLFWPGIVGEFMKFLPLTLIITLFASLFVAYVMNPVFASSSLKRVEEHASEDKSFRSILKPLLVLVGLSIVGYFINFGIGNLFALITILYVFNHYILTPYIIVPFQENVFPRLKNGYRKLISWVITGARPYVLFAGVIVLFVGTIILTGIVKPKSVFFPSGDPDFVYVYCVMPQGTDAAKTNDIMKTLEDRVYGVIGKNSPIVASVITNIGINAGDPFNPDRTVVPNKGKITVAFKSVEERVHYGISTADILAQVRERVKGIPGAQVTAEPESNGPPTGKPVTIEIAGEDFDKLVSLTANVKNAIIKSGVQGIEELKSDLVLNKPEIVIDIDREQAAREGISTAQIAMQIRGALFGTEVSKFRDDKDDYPIMVRLKENDRGQIEKLLSMNIVYRDMNLGGVLRQVPLNTLTNIRYSTTYSGINRKNQERVVTLSSDVLGGFNANDVNAQIKEVVDGLEIPQGYNIRLGGEQEEQMKSMQFLSVAFLGAILLIFLILVTQFNSMSKPFIIFFTVLFSLIGVLLGFMITGKTMSIIMTGVGIFALAGIVIKNGILLIEFTEELRGRGMPVRQALIEAGAARLTPVLLTASACILGLVPLAIGMNINFVTLFTEFDPQFFIGGFSAVFWGSLAFTIIFGLSFSTVLTLVMVPAMYYIIERLKNRFGVKDRYVLAPVVSDVDGNPSSNGKSAKSKQEKNLEV; encoded by the coding sequence ATGACAACCCTAAAAGACTTTGCAATTACCCGTTGGTGCTTAGAAAACAAGACCACGGTATATCTCTTCACAGCCATTATTTCACTGGCGGGCTTGTTCGTGTACTTCACGATGCCCAAAGAGCAGTTTCCCGAAATCGCCGTGCCCACGGTCATCGTTTCAACGATCTACCCCGGTGCCAGCCCTTCAGACATTGAAACGATCATTACGAAACCCATCGAAAAGCAGTTGAAAGCCGCCAGCGGAGTGACTAAGATCAAATCGAATTCGATTCAGGACTTTTCACTCATCACGGTTGAATTTACGACGGGAATCACGGCCCAGATGGCCAAGCAGCGCGTCTCCGACGCCGTTGATAAGGCGCTGGTCGACCTTCCGACCGACCGTAAGCAGGACCCTTCGGTGCAGGAGGTAAACTTCTCGGAATTTCCGATCATGAACATCAACCTGGCGGGCAATTATTCGTTGAAAAAACTGAAAGATTACGCCGAGCAATTGAAAGATGAAATTGAGTCATTGCCCGAGATTACCCGCGTAGACATCGTGGGGGCGCTCGACCGCGAGATTCAGATCAACCTCGACCTGTACAAAATGCAGGCGGCGGGGGTATCGTTCTACGAAATCCAGAATGCCATTCAGGGCGAAAACATCAACATATCGGGCGGTGAGCTCAACGTCGACAACGTACGCCGCAACCTGCGCGTGGTGGGAGAGTTCAAGGATGTGAATCAACTGAACAACATCATCATTCGTTCTTCGACCGGCGCTACGCTCAAACTCAGCGAGATCGCCGAAGTAAAAGACGCTTTTGCCGAAAAACAAAGCTACGCCCGTTTGGACGGAAAAACGGTTATCACCCTCAATGTCATCAAGCGAGGGGGAGAAAACCTGATTTCAGCCGCCGATGAGATCAAAAATATTCTGAAAAAATACGAGGAGACAAAGTTCCCCGAAGGATTGAAAGTGAGCCTGACCAACGACAGCTCTGAACGTACCAAGGTGGAGTTGAATGACCTGTTGAACACCGTTATCCTGGGCTTTATCTTCGTGGTATTGGTGCTGATGTTTTTCATGGGTGTTCAGGATGCCATTTTTGTGGGGCTTTCGGTTCCGCTTTCTACCTTGGTAGCCTTCGTGTTATTTCCGGTCATTGCTTCGGCAACGGGTATCACCTTTACGTTGAACACCATCGTACTTTTTGCGTTCCTGCTCGGGCTCGGGATTGTGGTGGATGATGCCATTGTGGTGATTGAAAACGCGCACCGCGTGTACAATGACGACAAAAAACTCAGTCGAAATCAGGCCATTTCCTTTGCGGCGGGGGAAGTATTCGTCCCTGTATTGACGGGAACACTGACCACGATCGCGCCGTTTTTGCCGCTGTTGTTTTGGCCCGGCATTGTGGGTGAGTTTATGAAATTCTTACCGCTGACGCTGATCATTACGCTTTTTGCATCGTTGTTTGTAGCCTACGTCATGAACCCGGTCTTTGCTTCATCGTCGCTGAAACGCGTAGAAGAGCACGCCAGCGAAGACAAGTCATTCCGTTCTATTTTAAAACCGCTGTTGGTTTTGGTTGGACTGTCGATCGTTGGGTATTTTATCAACTTCGGTATCGGTAACTTATTTGCGCTCATTACGATTCTATACGTCTTCAATCATTATATTCTGACCCCATATATCATTGTTCCTTTTCAGGAAAATGTATTTCCACGGCTCAAAAACGGCTATCGTAAACTCATCTCGTGGGTGATTACGGGCGCTCGTCCGTACGTATTGTTTGCCGGAGTAATTGTGTTGTTTGTCGGTACCATCATCCTGACGGGCATTGTTAAACCCAAATCGGTCTTTTTTCCTTCAGGCGATCCTGACTTTGTGTACGTGTATTGTGTCATGCCGCAGGGCACCGACGCCGCCAAGACCAACGACATAATGAAAACCCTCGAAGATCGGGTGTATGGCGTAATCGGCAAAAACAGTCCGATCGTGGCTTCGGTCATTACCAACATCGGTATCAATGCCGGTGACCCTTTCAACCCTGACCGTACGGTGGTGCCCAATAAAGGGAAGATCACGGTAGCGTTCAAGAGTGTGGAAGAACGGGTGCACTACGGTATCTCTACCGCCGATATATTGGCTCAGGTGCGTGAACGCGTGAAAGGAATTCCGGGGGCACAGGTAACGGCCGAACCGGAAAGCAACGGCCCGCCAACGGGTAAGCCGGTCACCATTGAAATTGCCGGTGAAGATTTTGATAAATTGGTCAGCCTGACCGCCAACGTAAAAAATGCCATTATTAAATCGGGTGTGCAGGGCATTGAAGAACTGAAATCGGATCTGGTACTGAATAAGCCGGAGATCGTGATCGACATTGACCGCGAGCAGGCCGCCCGTGAAGGTATCAGCACGGCGCAAATCGCGATGCAAATTCGCGGGGCATTGTTCGGAACGGAAGTATCTAAATTCCGCGACGACAAAGACGATTATCCCATCATGGTTCGCCTAAAGGAAAACGACCGCGGTCAGATCGAAAAGCTGTTGAGCATGAACATCGTCTACCGCGACATGAACCTTGGCGGGGTATTGCGCCAAGTGCCCTTAAACACGCTGACCAATATTCGCTACTCGACCACGTACAGCGGTATTAATCGTAAAAATCAGGAACGGGTCGTAACGCTTTCTTCAGATGTATTGGGCGGGTTTAACGCCAACGACGTAAACGCCCAGATCAAAGAAGTGGTCGACGGCCTGGAGATTCCGCAAGGCTACAACATACGTCTGGGCGGCGAGCAGGAAGAGCAAATGAAATCCATGCAATTTTTGAGTGTGGCCTTCTTGGGCGCTATTCTGTTGATCTTCCTGATCCTGGTGACTCAGTTCAACTCCATGAGTAAGCCGTTCATTATTTTCTTTACGGTATTGTTCAGCCTGATCGGAGTATTGTTAGGATTTATGATCACGGGCAAAACCATGTCCATCATCATGACGGGCGTAGGTATCTTTGCCCTGGCGGGTATCGTAATCAAAAACGGAATCCTGCTCATCGAATTTACCGAAGAGTTGCGCGGACGCGGAATGCCGGTACGTCAGGCGCTTATCGAAGCGGGGGCGGCACGTCTTACGCCGGTATTGCTGACGGCTTCGGCCTGTATTTTGGGTCTGGTGCCTCTGGCGATCGGAATGAACATCAACTTTGTGACCCTCTTTACGGAGTTTGATCCGCAGTTCTTTATCGGTGGTTTCAGCGCCGTGTTCTGGGGCTCACTGGCGTTCACGATCATCTTCGGATTGTCGTTCAGTACCGTATTGACGCTGGTGATGGTTCCGGCCATGTACTACATCATTGAGCGTTTGAAAAATCGTTTCGGCGTCAAAGACCGCTACGTATTGGCTCCCGTTGTCAGTGACGTGGACGGCAACCCATCGTCCAACGGTAAGAGTGCCAAATCGAAGCAGGAAAAGAATTTAGAAGTATAG
- the msrB gene encoding peptide-methionine (R)-S-oxide reductase MsrB → MTDTTALRLPNSTWEEILTDGVYTVTREASTEMPYTNEYWDFKGTGQYHCAACGNLLFSSAHKYDSGTGWPSFRQPAEPDRLLFRKDFSAREERIEVRCRRCGGHLGHLFYDGPSPTRQRYCMNSLALKFVGIKESKNH, encoded by the coding sequence TTGACGGATACCACCGCGCTGCGCTTGCCCAACAGCACTTGGGAAGAAATATTGACCGATGGTGTTTATACTGTTACTCGCGAAGCATCCACCGAAATGCCGTATACCAACGAGTATTGGGATTTTAAAGGTACCGGGCAGTATCACTGCGCGGCCTGCGGAAACCTCCTTTTCAGCTCGGCCCATAAATACGACAGCGGTACGGGTTGGCCCAGTTTTCGGCAACCTGCCGAACCCGATCGACTGCTTTTTAGAAAAGACTTTTCAGCACGCGAAGAGCGTATTGAAGTGCGTTGTCGGCGCTGTGGCGGGCATTTGGGGCATTTGTTTTACGATGGCCCTTCCCCCACCCGGCAACGGTATTGCATGAATTCGCTGGCGCTGAAGTTTGTGGGGATTAAGGAAAGCAAAAACCATTAA
- a CDS encoding DUF5615 family PIN-like protein — MKFICDVHISYKLVRFLTTKGLEACHVNSLENKWYTKDGEICRFADANDLIVITKDEDFRNSFFLQRTPRKLIRILLGNISNASLISLFDKYLSLIQELGENERFYLEMGDTITVYNFQE; from the coding sequence ATGAAATTTATTTGTGACGTTCATATTTCATACAAACTTGTTCGTTTTCTGACGACTAAGGGTTTAGAAGCCTGTCACGTAAATTCCCTGGAAAATAAATGGTACACCAAAGACGGTGAAATTTGCCGTTTCGCTGATGCTAATGATTTGATTGTCATTACGAAAGACGAAGACTTCCGCAACTCTTTTTTCCTGCAACGCACACCTCGAAAACTGATTCGTATTTTGTTAGGCAATATTTCCAATGCTTCTCTTATATCTCTGTTTGATAAATATTTATCTCTTATTCAGGAGTTAGGTGAAAATGAACGATTTTATTTGGAAATGGGAGACACCATTACCGTTTATAATTTTCAGGAATAG
- a CDS encoding DUF433 domain-containing protein, whose translation MQYLERITIDPELCHGKPCVRGMRWPVEVIIDMLGAGMSFDEIVEDHPELEQEDILACLNYAKLLVSGRSLREAA comes from the coding sequence ATGCAATATCTTGAAAGAATTACCATTGACCCTGAGCTATGCCACGGCAAACCCTGTGTACGGGGAATGCGTTGGCCGGTGGAGGTAATTATTGATATGTTGGGAGCCGGCATGTCTTTTGACGAAATTGTGGAAGATCATCCTGAATTGGAGCAGGAAGACATTTTAGCTTGCCTTAATTATGCTAAGCTGTTGGTATCAGGGCGTTCCCTCAGAGAAGCAGCCTAG